GCAACTGAGGGAGGACGGAACCCGCTTCTTTGCTCGACGAAGTGATGAAAGACGGTCGCGGAGCCGATTCGCCAGGCAGCAGCGCCCGACGGAAACGGAAACCGCGATGATATGTCGCTTTGCTCTCCCACCTCTATCGGGCTCGAACGGCCGATCGACGGTCTCGCCGGTCAGGCATCTCGTAGCGTAAACGAGAACGTCGAGCCCTCGCCTGGTTCGGAGTCGACCCAGATCTCGCCGCCGTGGCGCTCGACGATCCGCTGACAGAGCGCCAGGCCGATCCCGGTGCCGGGATGTTCGTCGCGACTGTGGAGCCGTTGGAAGACGTCGAATACGCGGTCCTGATCGTCGGGATCGATCCCGATCCCGTCGTCTTCGACCGAGATGACCCACTTTCGACCGCGCCGGTCGGCGTCGATGCGAATTCGGGGCGGGTCGTCCCCGTTGTACTCGATCGCGTTGGAGAGCAGATTCTGGAAGACCTGACGTAACTGACTGCCGTCCCCTCGGACGCGGGGGAGGTCTTCGACCGTGATCTCGGCGTCCGTTTCTTCGATCTGTAGCTGTAGGTCCTCGAAGACGTTTTCGAGGAGGGAATCGAGATCGAGCGGTTCGAGCGGGTCGCCTTGCGTTTCGACCCGCGAGTACGCGAGCAGCCCGTCGATCATTTCGCGCATTCGCTCGGCGCCGTCGACGGCGAACTCGAGGAACTCCTCGCCGTCCCCGTCGAGGGCGTCGGCGTAGCGGCGCTCGATGAGTTGGAGATAACTCGAAACCATCCGCAGCGGTTCCTGTAGATCGTGGGAGGCCGCGTAGGCGAACTGTTCGAGCCGCTTGTTGGACTCCTCGAGTTGCGAAATCGTCTCCTCGAGTTTGCGCTGGTACTCCTTGCGTTCCGTGATGTCGTGGGCCATCGTTACGCCAGCGAAGACGTCGCCGCGGGTGTCGGTGATCGGCACCGCGTGGAGCACCCATTCCCGCCCCGCATAGGAGAGTTCGACCGATCGATCCTCGCCCTCGAGCGCGGCCCGAAGCGCCGGTTCGAGCGCGTCGTTCGTCCCGTCGGGCCAGACGTCGTCGAAGTTGTTTCCTATGAGGTCGACCGGTTCGAGGGGAATCTCCTCGAAGCCCTTGCCGGCGGCCAGCGTATACTCGAGTTCGTGATCGAACAGGGTGACGATCCCGTTCGGGAAGTACTCGGCGAGGGTCCGGTAGCGCTGTTCGGACTCCTCGAGTTGCCGTTCGCGCTTCTTTCGCTCCGTGATGTCCCGATCCGACACGACGATCGAGACGACGTCGCCGTCGTCGTTCGTGACCGGTCTGAAGACGCCGCTGAGCGTGTACCATTCGCCGTCCGGCCTGGTGAGGTCCGCCTCGAAGTTGACGTACTCACCGGCCGCCGCGCGCTCGGTCCACTCCCTGACATCGGATTGGATGCCGTCGTCCCCGTTCCACCACGGCGTCTCCCAGACGGGCTTTCCGGTCACGTCGTCGCGGTCGGCGTCGACGTACTCCATCGCCGTCCCGTTGATATCGAGCACCGTTCCGTCGGGTTCCAACAGGTTGACGAGGATGTTCGGATCTTCGAAGATCGCTTCGAAGCGCCGCTCCGTCTGTTCGAGTTCCCGTTCGCGCTCCCTCCGTTCGGTGACGTCCCGGAAGTACACCGAGATACCGGTCTCGGAGGGGTATAGGTTCGCTTCGACGCGGAAGTCGAGCGTGTCGTAGTAGAGTTCGTAGCTGGTCGCCTCCTGGGTCTCCAGTGCCGTGTGGAAGGCGTTCCAGACTTCGTCGATTTCGGCGGCGCTGGGGAACACGTCCCAAAGGCGCTCGCCGAGCAGGTCGTCCGCCGAGTGCTGGAGGAGTTCCGCGGCGCGAT
This is a stretch of genomic DNA from Natrinema salifodinae. It encodes these proteins:
- a CDS encoding PAS domain-containing sensor histidine kinase; translated protein: MSTRAGATGLFRGDTDDDTALHRYQTLVETIDDGIYHLDREGHFVAVNDVIVETTGYTRDELVGEHVSVLLADADLERIEREIAQRTDATADEVASFELVVRAADGTEIPCDLRVNPLLEDGEFRGTIGVVRDRSERRRRRDTVESAVASYESITSVIDEADIGAVVLDSDFEIAWADETIERYFGLDREALVGRDNRTVIDEAIKTRFADPDSFAETVAAAYDEGRYIDSFECRITGDGAELADRKLEYQSKPIESGEFAGGRVELYYDITDQKESEGALQESKAEFQSLVDAVEEYAIFRLDTEGHVISWNKGARKIKGYDREEILGEHFSTFYTDADRAAGVPERNLASATENGSVEDEGWRVREDGTRFWANVTITSLQDADGTHQGYLKVTRDMTDRWEHEQELESELQRILGRISDAFYAVDDEFRFTHVNDRAAELLQHSADDLLGERLWDVFPSAAEIDEVWNAFHTALETQEATSYELYYDTLDFRVEANLYPSETGISVYFRDVTERRERERELEQTERRFEAIFEDPNILVNLLEPDGTVLDINGTAMEYVDADRDDVTGKPVWETPWWNGDDGIQSDVREWTERAAAGEYVNFEADLTRPDGEWYTLSGVFRPVTNDDGDVVSIVVSDRDITERKKRERQLEESEQRYRTLAEYFPNGIVTLFDHELEYTLAAGKGFEEIPLEPVDLIGNNFDDVWPDGTNDALEPALRAALEGEDRSVELSYAGREWVLHAVPITDTRGDVFAGVTMAHDITERKEYQRKLEETISQLEESNKRLEQFAYAASHDLQEPLRMVSSYLQLIERRYADALDGDGEEFLEFAVDGAERMREMIDGLLAYSRVETQGDPLEPLDLDSLLENVFEDLQLQIEETDAEITVEDLPRVRGDGSQLRQVFQNLLSNAIEYNGDDPPRIRIDADRRGRKWVISVEDDGIGIDPDDQDRVFDVFQRLHSRDEHPGTGIGLALCQRIVERHGGEIWVDSEPGEGSTFSFTLRDA